One Denticeps clupeoides chromosome 10, fDenClu1.1, whole genome shotgun sequence genomic window carries:
- the LOC114798712 gene encoding HRAS-like suppressor 2 — protein sequence MDYLQQVEEILAHGQFGDLIEFSYPIGYSHWGVYDEDGHVIHFAVADEGQLMHIIRNSLQTVFPLCGDILLGETKIRRQHLTDINVPTGAQVLISNNRHACQPSPEDDMRKRRDSLLDKELSYKLFTLNCEHFATFVRYGIAVCNQIPGRTKNKECERATKVFQSLVS from the exons ATGGATTATCTGCAACAG GTTGAGGAGATTCTAGCCCACGGCCAGTTCGGGGACTTGATTGAATTCTCTTACCCTATTGGATATTCACATTGGGGTGTGTACGATGAAGATGGCCATGTGATCCACTTTGCAGTTGCAG ATGAAGGACAGCTGATGCACATAATCCGCAACTCCTTGCAAACGGTGTTCCCTTTGTGTGGAGACATTTTGCTGGGGGAGACAAAAATACGCCGGCAGCACCTCACAGATATCAACGTCCCAACTGGAGCACAGGTCCTGATCAGTAACAACAGACATGCCTGCCAGCCATCCCCAGAGGACGACATGCGCAAGCGCCGAGATTCTCTGCTGGACAAAGAGCTGTCATACAAGCTGTTTACACTGAACTGTGAGCACTTTGCCACATTTGTGCGTTATGGGATCGCTGTGTGCAACCAG ATTCCGGGAAGGACCAAGAACAAGGAATGTGAAAGAGCAACAAAGGTTTTCCAAAGCCTCGTATCCTGA
- the bgna gene encoding biglycan a codes for MHPFSIAILLFCLTHLPKTSLTLPFEQKAFWDFEKEINAHDLMMMLKDEEDGSGFEETEQEQPMCPFGCICNLRVVQCSDQGLYAVPHDIPSDTRLLDLQGNKITEIRENDFKRLSNLYALVLVNNQISRVHPRAFLPLVRMQKLYFSHNHLTSIPRNLPASLVELRIHDNQIKKISSGTFSGLGSMNCIEMGRNPLRNSGLEPGAFTGLKLNFLRISEAKLTGVPKDLPSSLHELHLDQNQIQAIELEDLSRYRNLYRLGLGHNHIRHIEHGSLSYVPNLRELHLDNNRLSNVPAGLPEMKYLQVVYLHSNNITEVGVNDFCPTGFWMKKTFYNGISLFDNPIKYWEVQPAAFRCVADRNAIQFGNHKK; via the exons ATGCATCCCTTTTCCATCGCCATCCTGCTGTTCTGTTTAACCCACCTGCCAAAAACCTCCCTGACTCTTCCCTTCGAGCAAAAGGCATTCTGGGACTTTGAGAAGGAGATCAATGCGCATGACTTGATGATGATGCTGAAAGACGAAGAGGATGGCTCAGGCTTTGAGGAAACTGAGCAGGAACAGCCCATGTGTCCCTTTGGATGCATATGCAATCTGAGGGTCGTGCAGTGCTCAGATCAAG GCCTGTATGCTGTTCCTCATGATATTCCTTCGGACACTCGACTTCTGGACCTCCAAGGCAACAAGATTACTGAGATCAGGGAGAATGACTTCAAAAGACTCAGCAACCTTTAC GCTTTAGTTTTGGTGAATAATCAGATCTCAAGAGTGCATCCGAGGGCTTTCCTGCCATTAGTGCGAATGCAGAAGCTCTACTTCTCCCACAATCATTTGACATCCATCCCCAGAAACCTTCCTGCTTCATTGGTGGAGCTGCGAATCCATGATaaccaaataaaaaagatttcatCTGGAACATTCTCTGGCCTGGGCAGCATGAACTGCATTG AGATGGGTCGAAATCCCCTTCGGAATAGTGGTTTAGAACCTGGAGCTTTTACTGGATTAAAACTGAATTTTCTTCGCATTTCTGAAGCAAAACTAACAGGGGTACCCAAGG ATCTCCCCAGCAGTCTTCACGAGCTTCACCTGGATCAGAATCAGATTCAGGCTATTGAGCTGGAGGATCTTAGTCGGTACAGAAACCTGTACAG GTTGGGCCTTGGCCATAATCACATTCGGCACATTGAGCATGGCAGTCTGTCATATGTTCCTAATCTCAGAGAACTTCATCTGGACAACAACCGACTCTCTAACGTCCCCGCAGGTCTGCCTGAAATGAAGTACCTGCAG GTAGTTTACCTTCATTCCAACAACATCACTGAGGTTGGAGTCAATGACTTCTGCCCAACAGGCTTTTGGATGAAGAAGACATTCTACAATGGGATCAGTCTATTTGACAACCCAATCAAATACTGGGAGGTGCAGCCTGCTGCCTTTCGTTGTGTGGCTGACCGAAATGCCATCCAGTTTGGCAaccataaaaaataa